A single window of Polyodon spathula isolate WHYD16114869_AA unplaced genomic scaffold, ASM1765450v1 scaffolds_3734, whole genome shotgun sequence DNA harbors:
- the LOC121312252 gene encoding claudin-4-like, whose protein sequence is MASVGIQILGIALAIIGWIGTIIICALPMWKVTAFIGSNIVTSQTIWEGLWMNCVVQSTGQMQCKVYDSMLALPQDLQAARALVVIALLVSLFALLLSIVGGKCTNCVEDESTKAKVCIVSGIIFIIAGVLTMIPVCWSANTIIRDFYNPLLTDAQRRELGASLYIGWGAAGLLILGGGLLCCSCPPQDNRPYSTKYSAARSTATSKAYV, encoded by the coding sequence ATGGCATCTGTTGGGATTCAGATTCTGGGCATTGCCCTAGCCATAATCGGATGGATTGGAACTATTATCATCTGTGCTCTGCCCATGTGGAAGGTGACGGCTTTCATCGGAAGCAACATTGTGACATCTCAAACCATCTGGGAGGGTCTCTGGATGAACTGTGTGGTGCAGAGCACCGGGCAGATGCAATGCAAGGTCTACGACTCCATGCTGGCTCTCCCTCAGGATCTCCAGGCAGCTCGCGCCTTGGTTGTGATTGCTCTTTTGGTGTCTCTTTTTGCTCTCCTGCTGTCCATCGTTGGAGGAAAGTGCACCAACTGCGTGGAGGATGAATCTACCAAAGCCAAGGTCTGCATTGTCTCAGGCATCATCTTCATCATTGCGGGAGTCCTCACCATGATCCCTGTCTGCTGGTCTGCCAACACCATCATCAGGGACTTCTACAACCCTTTACTCACTGATGCCCAAAGGAGGGAGCTTGGTGCTTCTTTGTACATTGGATGGGGTGCTGCTGGTCTTCTGATCCTTGGAGGAGGTCTGCTCTGCTGCTCCTGTCCCCCTCAGGATAACAGGCCCTACTCTACTAAATATTCTGCTGCAAGATCTACAGCTACAAGCAAGGCTTATGTGTGa